A region from the Acyrthosiphon pisum isolate AL4f chromosome A1, pea_aphid_22Mar2018_4r6ur, whole genome shotgun sequence genome encodes:
- the LOC100161813 gene encoding phosphoinositide 3-kinase adapter protein 1 isoform X3: MKSDCLDIVIVSSGDSEAAMMWINFLIQCFQHFNQKENKSQYRIQRVRLEDVLSDVMSAPRQERCSQARLQIVLVCPIFLDRVLAHSGRSDCLSALLQTNRMLALLVGVAESDVTDQHKTVLVDYDKWRKMAVKDQDRESVGDFYGVSMDILSKSMHVQQAISVPEEDTKFSITPKKIKIGQNKLIVLLSEPLVSEDNVVITVDKNGHKIEVTNVTRRNPYTLQFKMPLSCLQVSVLVNVIVEKNGQVLGQRSVKCESRMRELDQLIRSLDNPLNFLCQTFGLNPVDREQLDLFLVTAYVKNVPPNFHLLQPAGSRFQYCHEEYPTMLHFAAKHGLEKLSWHLLESPGGEQACQLRNSSQLTPADVAEASNHQKLAQALRAYVQMTELTSMYSILKGISDGHHQQPAGDDPDANYMLPRPLNDSYLVPPAPRPVQTEQPAAGVHPQQNHCYTNVGSPLTSNATMFNYQIPPPPQSIFSNNYQVPTNGRPYSPASGAWSPTHPAVPSSPVDPTPSPLGYLEMSSSSLGSANYLRANLSFNDSITNKSAGNRPNDFLIPSSRGSNQMLSTPQDELLEIIHDFKNNVLTINEVENLVETWKNRNDVQQSFKEKQEQLNQMRVEYDRIQQRMKDQLKRPTPFDRIKKFFGKNKSKHSEISHENLTKRSGSEHHSKRPSSSLSLQSSSSSTSCGRSSTVSTSSVNDNHTIQQENLDDGKPLKSSFSYFDQPHSFSTFLQQGSKTTAADFAGHDYGNVVYSPVGSATAETIMEEEIEMPSCNASQALGASAIRCMTGIACTIATSPTAADKSEHDEAAAGFEQTSFGGGGSVGGADFEDVEDKVQRLFDNMPDYTNVTVSDRNSRKYTPLQT, from the exons AATCCAAAGAGTAAGATTAGAAGATGTTTTGTCCGATGTAATGTCAGCACCACGCCAGGAACGGTGTAGTCAAGCTCGGCTTCAGATTGTACTGGTTTGTCCGATATTTTTAGATCGGGTGCTCGCACATTCTGGTCGTTCCGATTGTCTAAGCGCATTGCTGCAAACCAACCGCATGTTGGCTTTATTGGTTGGTGTTGCAGAATCCGACGTAACTGATCAACATAAGACTG TACTGGTAGACTACGATAAATGGAGAAAAATGGCCGTCAAGGATCAAGATCGAGAATCTGTTGGTGACTTTTACGGAGTGTCTATGGATATTCTCAGCAAATCGATGCATGTCCAACAGGCGATTAGTGTACCCGAAGAGGATACGAAATTCTCCATTACTcctaaaaagataaaaatc GGTCAAAACAAACTCATCGTTTTATTATCAGAACCGTTGGTATCGGAGGACAATGTCGTAATCACCGTGGATAAAAACGGACACAAAATCGAAGTGACAAACGTGACGAGAAGAAATCCGTATACGctacaatttaaaatgccac tGAGTTGTTTACAAGTATCTGTCTTGGTAAACGTTATCGTCGAGAAAAATGGTCAGGTGCTAGGCCAACGTTCGGTGAAGTGCGAGAGCCGCATGAGAGAATTAGATCAATTGATCCGTTCGTTGGACAATCCGTTGAATTTTTTGTGTCAA ACGTTTGGCTTGAATCCCGTCGATAGAGAGCAATTAGATTTGTTTTTGGTCACGGCTTATGTGAAGAACGTTCCACCCAATTTTCATCTCCTTCAACCAGCTGGATCTCGATTCCAATACT GTCACGAGGAATACCCAACCATGTTGCACTTTGCCGCTAAACACGGGCTGGAGAAACTGTCGTGGCACTTGTTGGAAAGCCCGGGCGGCGAACAGGCGTGCCAACTGCGGAACTCGTCGCAGTTGACGCCCGCGGACGTGGCCGAGGCGTCCAACCACCAGAAGCTCGCCCAGGCACTGCGGGCGTACGTGCAGATGACCGAGCTGACCAGCATGTACAGCATACTCAAAGGCATATCGGACGGACACCACCAGCAGCCGGCCGGCGACGACCCGGACGCCAACTACATGCTACCGCGGCCGCTCAACGACAGCTACCTGGTGCCACCCGCACCCAGGCCGGTACAGACCGAACAACCGGCGGCCGGCGTCCACCCGCAACAGAACCACTGTTACACGAACGTGGGCTCGCCGCTCACGTCCAACGCGACCATGTTCAATTACCAGATACCACCGCCGCCGCAGTCCATTTTCTCCAACAACTACCAGGTGCCCACAAACGGCCGGCCCTACAGTCCGGCGAGCGGTGCGTGGTCTCCCACACATCCGGCGGTGCCTTCCTCGCCCGTTGACCCGACTCCGTCACCGTTGGGTTACTTGGAAATGAGTTCCTCAA GTCTGGGATCTGCTAATTATTTGCGAGCAAATCTATCATTCAACGATAGTATCACTAACAAATCAGCTGGAAACAGACCTAACGATTTCTTGATTCCTAGCTCTCGtg GCAGTAATCAAATGTTGTCTACACCTCAAGATGAGCTGTTGGAAATCATACACGATTTCAAAAATAACGTTCTAACCATTAACGAAGTGGAAAATCTAGTCGAAACGTGGAAAAACCGAAATGACGTGCAGCAGTCTTTCAAAGAGAAACAG gaACAACTAAATCAAATGAGAGTCGAATATGATCGAATCCAACAACGCATGAAAGATCAATTAAAACGACCTACTCCATTCGATCGCATCAAAAAATTCTTTGGCAAAAACAAGTCGAAAC ATTCTGAAATTTCACACGAAAACTTGACAAAAAGAAGTGGTTCAGAACATCATTCTAAAAGACCATCCAGTAGTCTTAGTCTACAAAGCTCGAGCA GTTCTACTTCATGTGGTCGGTCGAGTACTGTGAGTACAAGCAGCGTGAACGACAACCATACAATCCAACAGGAAAACTTGGACGACGGAAAG CCTTTGAAGTCGTCTTTCTCATACTTCGATCAGCCGCACTCGTTCTCGACGTTTCTGCAGCAGGGCAGCAAAACGACTGCAGCCGACTTCGCGGGTCACGATTACGGCAATGTCGTGTACTCGCCCGTGGGCTCTGCGACCGCCGAAACCATCATGGAAGAAGAAATCGAAATGCCGTCCTGCAACGCTTCCCAGGCCCTCGGCGCGTCGGCCATCCGCTGCATGACCGGGATCGCGTGTACTATCGCCACTTCGCCCACGGCGGCCGACAAGTCCGAACACGACGAGGCAGCTGCTGGATTCGAGCAGACGTctttcggcggcggcggctccGTCGGCGGTGCTGATTTCGAAGACGTCGAAGACAAGGTGCAGAGGTTGTTCGACAACATGCCGGACTACACGAACGTTACGGTTTCCGACCGGAACTCCCGGAAATACACCCCTTTGCAGACGTGA
- the LOC100572183 gene encoding uncharacterized protein LOC100572183 yields MPPSKSVSFSQEEDTKLAELVSQHPCIFDVEHKFYKNQGVRDNVWQEISEYMNKSLDECRKRWKNMKDTYNKHKRNKKSGSRSSVKSKPSKWALSHSLSFLDGVSCERDTQSTNVLIAEKEVENVVEDVEVQELNDTFLPSIPSTSGSHVDRSEQRDVSRPGKRKLITKKFPTNNWDQNEEWIVLLKKGIEERKIIVETNKFEKDDPIDTFFKSMASTVKTFSPSLKIRVKKEVFNIVNNLEFENNDNNDSTSGSNDNSEYSSYSNLSTQSYLSGFTKYNIPEVTNSQIIENNCTMQFEENYDEETQL; encoded by the exons ATGCCACCCTCCAAGTCAGTTTCATTTTCACAAGAAGAAGATACAAAACTTGCTGAATTGGTCAGTCAACATCCATGTATTTTCGATGTGGaacacaaattttataaaaatcaaggAGTGAGAGATAATGTTTGGCAGGAAATATCCGAATACATGAACAAGAGTC ttGATGAATGTCGTAAGAGATGGAAGAATATGAAGGATACTTACAATAAacacaaaagaaataaaaaatcagGATCGCGATCGTCGGTGAAAAGCAAACCATCAAAGTGGGCACTATCACATTCGCTTTCATTTCTCGACGGCGTTTCATGTGAACGaga tacTCAGTCCACAAATGTACTCATTGCCGAAAAGGAAGTCGAAAATGTAGTCGAAGACGTGGAGGTTCAAGAACTGAATGATACATTTCTTCCATCAATTCCATCTACATCGGGAAGCCACGTGGATCGCTCAGAACAGAGAGATGTTTCAAGACCTGGAAAAAGAAAACTTATCACCAAAAAATTCCCAACCAACAACTGGGATCAGAATGAAGAGTGGATCGTGTTGTTAAAAAAAGGGATCGAAGaacgaaaaataattgttgaaaccAATAAATTTGAGAAAGATGATCCGATCGATACCTTTTTTAAGAGTATGGCATCAACGGTAAAAACGTTTTCTccgagtttaaaaattagagtgaaaaaGGAAGTTTTCAACATAGTTAATAATTTGGAGTTtgaaaataacgataataatgatTCAACCTCAGGATCAAATGATAATTCTGAGTATTCATCTTATAGTAACTTAAGTACACAGTCATATCTATCAGGATTTACGAAGTATAATATCCCAGAAGTGACTAACAGTCAAATAATAGAAAACAATTGTACTATGCAGTTTGAAGAAAATTACGATGAAGAAACTCAACTGtaa